Proteins found in one Roseovarius pelagicus genomic segment:
- a CDS encoding YihY/virulence factor BrkB family protein, which produces MSNAPVQNAILSDANAERPSEFGWRVWWRVVRRVFAQADERNLGLISAGVAFYALLSIFPALAAIIALWGYVADPVMIGEQMDIARQLLPEDAFAILNDQVSALVTANNSTLQLTSLLSLVLAVWTARNGIAALIRGLNSIYRARHRSNPLRRYVVAILLTVLLILVAVFAFASVVILPALLGFLAVPALTEAVISLLKWAVVLLVVFFGICLLYRYGPNRRGARVPWLTSGAFLALFLWAAGSAAFSVYLRNFGSFNEVYGSLGAVVALLFWLYLSAYVVLLGAQMNAELELSTTRDSTIGDPAPAGQRQAWVADHVLDEDGNPHLASTAHSADAGPTEDPPIEPDKKLRL; this is translated from the coding sequence ATGAGTAACGCCCCCGTTCAAAACGCAATCCTATCAGATGCCAATGCGGAACGTCCGTCAGAATTTGGCTGGAGAGTTTGGTGGCGTGTGGTGCGGCGCGTCTTCGCGCAAGCCGACGAACGCAATCTAGGTCTGATTTCGGCAGGTGTCGCATTCTACGCCCTGCTGTCAATTTTCCCCGCTCTCGCCGCGATCATCGCACTTTGGGGGTACGTGGCCGACCCGGTGATGATCGGAGAGCAGATGGATATTGCGCGACAGTTGTTGCCCGAGGACGCCTTTGCCATCTTGAACGATCAGGTCAGCGCACTTGTCACTGCCAACAACTCTACCCTGCAACTGACCAGCCTTCTGTCGCTGGTGCTGGCAGTCTGGACCGCGCGCAACGGGATCGCCGCGCTGATCCGGGGACTGAATTCGATCTACCGTGCACGACATCGCAGCAATCCGTTGCGCCGGTATGTGGTGGCGATTTTGCTGACGGTGCTGCTGATACTAGTCGCGGTGTTTGCTTTTGCCAGCGTCGTTATCCTGCCTGCCCTGCTCGGTTTTCTGGCGGTGCCTGCCCTGACAGAGGCCGTGATTTCGCTCCTGAAATGGGCAGTTGTGCTGCTGGTGGTGTTCTTTGGCATCTGCCTGCTCTATCGGTATGGTCCCAACCGGCGCGGTGCGCGGGTGCCATGGCTGACATCAGGGGCATTTTTGGCCTTGTTCCTATGGGCGGCAGGATCGGCAGCCTTCTCTGTCTATTTGCGCAATTTCGGCAGCTTTAACGAAGTCTACGGCTCGCTCGGGGCTGTGGTGGCCCTGCTGTTCTGGCTCTATCTCAGCGCCTATGTGGTGCTGCTGGGCGCGCAGATGAACGCCGAGCTGGAGTTGTCGACAACGCGCGATTCGACCATTGGCGACCCCGCTCCTGCCGGGCAGCGGCAGGCTTGGGTCGCAGATCATGTACTGGATGAAGATGGTAACCCCCATCTGGCCAGCACGGCACATTCCGCCGACGCTGGTCCTACAGAGGATCCGCCGATCGAGCCTGATAAAAAACTCCGGCTTTGA
- a CDS encoding phosphodiesterase: protein MRKILVFTDIHFVEHGQRIGHLDPEERLLAGLRHALGEVPDAERIVICGDLAHHGRAAQYERLRAALADCPLPVHLMIGNHDRRAAFCAAFPDAPVTSTGHVQQVIDTGDFRLILLDTLDEQAEVEHSGRLCADRLSWLRAALDSSGDRRVIVFTHHPPMDVGFDAMDRIGLTNKTELLALLGAYPNVCQIISGHVHRTISGGAGGIPTALFKSSCHQSPIMRPEMDEHTSIDEPGAFGLLYLMDTGVVVHSEDFDIPGRRVLFYD from the coding sequence ATGCGTAAAATCCTAGTGTTCACCGACATACATTTCGTCGAGCATGGCCAGCGCATTGGCCATCTCGATCCCGAAGAACGTTTGTTAGCGGGGCTGCGCCACGCACTCGGCGAAGTGCCGGATGCCGAACGGATCGTAATCTGCGGCGACCTGGCCCATCACGGGCGAGCCGCGCAATACGAACGCCTGCGTGCCGCACTGGCGGATTGCCCGCTGCCCGTGCATCTGATGATTGGCAACCACGACCGCCGCGCGGCCTTCTGCGCGGCATTCCCGGACGCACCGGTAACATCGACAGGCCATGTACAACAAGTTATCGACACTGGTGATTTTCGCCTGATCCTGCTTGATACGCTCGATGAGCAGGCTGAGGTCGAACATAGCGGTCGACTATGTGCAGACCGCTTATCGTGGTTGCGCGCCGCGTTGGACAGCTCCGGGGATCGCCGGGTCATCGTCTTTACCCATCATCCGCCAATGGATGTGGGTTTTGACGCGATGGACCGGATAGGCCTGACCAACAAGACCGAGTTGCTGGCGTTGCTGGGCGCGTATCCGAATGTCTGTCAGATCATCAGCGGCCACGTGCACCGCACAATCTCGGGCGGCGCGGGGGGCATCCCCACGGCTCTGTTCAAAAGCAGCTGCCACCAATCACCAATCATGCGCCCTGAGATGGATGAACATACTTCGATCGACGAACCGGGGGCCTTTGGCCTGCTCTATCTGATGGATACGGGCGTGGTCGTTCATTCCGAGGATTTCGACATTCCCGGACGTCGGGTGCTATTTTACGATTGA
- a CDS encoding AI-2E family transporter, with the protein MSIRSDRDAAQRTALVVVALIAVFVALKLAEDILAPMVLAIVTGVILSPLSRIFERLGMPKGLVASSVVLLCVILVGTIAFLIEPLIWRLVEAMPKIRWELRDFVDQFRDLIRGLSEMNQEVEEALGTSAGTVAEKGDDVAEGMPKLTDALFFAPVIVAQALVFLGTLFFFLLTRRGIYDWVSDRVTSSPADAGRVRQRFGTAESLVSRYFLTVTVINIVLGSALAGALMIVGLPAPLVWGIAAAGLNYLLYLGPMVVTAGLLLAGIVAFDGLMAVVPPLIFLCLNLTEGQFLTPALVGRHMSVNPLLVFVSLVVWLWLWGPIGGIIAIPVLVITMAMLDIFDTDDDAPDQATG; encoded by the coding sequence ATGTCCATTCGATCTGACCGCGACGCGGCGCAACGCACTGCTCTGGTCGTTGTGGCGTTGATCGCCGTTTTTGTTGCATTGAAGCTGGCCGAAGACATCCTTGCTCCGATGGTTCTGGCAATTGTGACGGGGGTGATCCTGTCGCCGCTGAGCCGCATCTTTGAACGGTTGGGAATGCCGAAGGGGCTTGTTGCGTCGAGTGTCGTGTTGCTGTGTGTGATTTTGGTGGGCACCATTGCGTTTCTGATCGAGCCGTTGATTTGGCGGCTGGTCGAAGCGATGCCAAAAATTCGCTGGGAGTTACGCGATTTTGTTGATCAGTTTCGCGATCTCATCCGCGGGCTTTCAGAAATGAACCAAGAAGTCGAAGAAGCATTGGGCACCAGTGCCGGCACCGTTGCGGAGAAGGGCGATGACGTGGCCGAAGGCATGCCGAAATTGACCGACGCACTGTTTTTTGCGCCGGTGATCGTGGCGCAGGCATTGGTGTTTCTTGGCACGTTGTTTTTCTTCCTGCTGACTCGACGGGGAATATATGACTGGGTTTCTGACAGAGTGACCAGTAGCCCTGCGGATGCTGGCCGCGTGCGCCAACGGTTCGGAACGGCCGAATCGCTTGTTTCGCGTTATTTCCTGACAGTGACGGTGATCAATATCGTGCTCGGGTCGGCACTGGCGGGTGCTTTGATGATTGTCGGCTTGCCCGCGCCGCTTGTCTGGGGGATCGCCGCCGCCGGCCTGAATTATCTACTCTATCTCGGGCCGATGGTCGTTACTGCTGGCCTGTTGCTGGCAGGGATCGTGGCGTTTGACGGTCTGATGGCTGTGGTGCCTCCGCTCATCTTTTTGTGTCTTAACCTCACTGAGGGACAGTTTCTGACGCCCGCGCTGGTGGGTCGGCATATGTCCGTAAACCCATTGTTGGTGTTTGTCTCGCTCGTCGTCTGGCTATGGTTGTGGGGGCCGATTGGCGGCATTATTGCAATTCCAGTGCTGGTGATCACAATGGCGATGCTGGACATTTTCGACACGGATGACGACGCGCCGGACCAAGCGACCGGCTAA
- a CDS encoding pyruvate carboxylase, which translates to MTDFQKILIANRGEIAIRIMRAANELGKRTVAVFAEEDKLGLHRFKADEAYRIGEGLGPVAAYLSIDEIIRVARECGADAIHPGYGLLSENPDFVDACAANGITFIGPQADTMRALGDKASARRVAIEAGVPVIPATEVLGDDMDAIRAEAAKVGYPLMLKASWGGGGRGMRPIQSEKELEEKVLEGRREAEAAFGNGEGYLEKMILRARHVEVQILGDKHGDMYHLYERDCSVQRRNQKVVERAPAPYLSDAQREEICKLGYKICKHVNYECAGTVEFLMDMDTEQFYFIEVNPRVQVEHTVTEEVTGIDIVQAQIKIAEGQTIAEATGKPSQADVRLNGHALQTRITTEDPQNNFIPDYGRITAFREATGMGIRLDGGTAYSGGVITRFYDSLLVKVTAHAQTPEAAIARMDRALREFRIRGVSTNIAFVENLLKHPTFLDNTYHTKFIDETPALFQFNRRRDRGTKVLTYIADITVNGHPETKDRPRPRADLRDARPPALRAKPQMGTRNLLEQEGPQAVADWMKKQKRLLITDTTMRDGHQSLLATRMRSHDMIKVAPAYAANLGGLFSMECWGGATFDVAYRFLQECPWQRLRDLRAAMPNLMTQMLLRASNGVGYTNYPDNVVQEFVRVAANTGIDVFRVFDSLNWVENMRVAMDAVIEAEKVCEGTICYTGDILNPDRAKYDLKYYVGMAKEMEAAGAHVLGLKDMAGLLKPASARVLIRALKQETGLPIHFHTHDTAGIACATILAAADAGVDAVDCAMDALSGNTSQATLGSIVEALAHTDRDTGLDIGAVREISDYWDAVRAHYAAFESGMQAPSSEVYLHEMPGGQFTNLKAQARSLGLEDRWPEVAQTYADVNQMFGDIVKVTPSSKVVGDMALMMVSQGLSRSEVEDPARDLSFPDSVVDMMRGNLGQPPGGFPEAMLKKVLKDEVPNTERPGKHLPPVDLDQTRTDLIAEMEGKSVDDEDLSGYLMYPKVFLDYMGRHRLYGPVRSLPTHTFFYGMQPGEEITAEIDPGKTLEIRLQAVGETGEDGEVKVFFELNGQPRVIRVPNRLVKATTAARPKAEPGNPNHVGAPMPGVVASVSASVGAEVKEGDLLLTIEAMKMETGLHAERDAIVKAVHIHPGGQIDAKDLLVEFE; encoded by the coding sequence GTGACTGATTTTCAGAAGATCCTGATTGCCAACCGTGGCGAAATCGCCATTCGCATCATGCGCGCCGCCAATGAACTGGGCAAACGGACCGTCGCTGTCTTTGCCGAAGAGGACAAGCTGGGCCTGCACCGCTTCAAGGCGGATGAAGCATACAGGATCGGCGAAGGTCTGGGGCCCGTCGCCGCCTATCTGTCGATTGATGAAATCATCCGCGTCGCGCGCGAATGTGGCGCGGACGCGATCCACCCCGGTTACGGCCTGCTCAGCGAGAACCCCGATTTCGTCGACGCCTGCGCCGCCAACGGCATCACTTTTATCGGCCCACAAGCCGATACCATGCGCGCATTGGGCGACAAGGCCAGCGCGCGGCGCGTCGCCATTGAAGCGGGCGTGCCCGTGATCCCGGCAACCGAAGTGCTGGGCGATGATATGGATGCCATCCGCGCCGAAGCGGCGAAAGTCGGCTACCCCCTGATGCTCAAGGCCAGCTGGGGCGGCGGCGGACGCGGCATGCGCCCGATCCAGTCGGAAAAAGAGCTGGAAGAAAAGGTGCTGGAGGGTCGCCGCGAGGCCGAAGCCGCGTTCGGAAATGGCGAGGGCTATCTAGAAAAGATGATCCTGCGCGCACGCCATGTCGAGGTGCAGATCCTCGGTGATAAGCACGGCGATATGTACCACCTCTACGAGCGGGATTGTTCAGTCCAGCGGCGTAACCAAAAGGTGGTCGAACGCGCGCCCGCCCCCTACCTCTCTGATGCGCAGCGCGAGGAAATCTGCAAGCTTGGCTACAAAATCTGCAAGCACGTTAATTACGAGTGTGCGGGTACCGTCGAATTCCTGATGGATATGGACACTGAGCAGTTCTACTTCATCGAAGTAAACCCGCGCGTCCAAGTCGAGCACACAGTGACAGAAGAAGTCACCGGCATCGACATCGTGCAGGCCCAGATCAAGATCGCCGAAGGCCAGACTATCGCCGAGGCCACCGGCAAGCCGTCACAGGCGGATGTGCGCCTGAACGGCCACGCCTTGCAGACACGTATCACGACCGAAGACCCGCAAAACAACTTTATCCCTGACTATGGACGCATCACCGCGTTCCGCGAGGCGACGGGTATGGGCATCCGCCTTGATGGCGGCACCGCCTATTCGGGCGGCGTGATCACGCGGTTCTACGACAGCCTGCTGGTCAAGGTGACGGCACATGCGCAGACCCCCGAAGCGGCGATTGCCCGGATGGACCGTGCGCTGCGCGAATTCCGTATTCGTGGCGTCAGCACCAACATCGCCTTTGTCGAGAACCTGCTGAAACACCCCACGTTCCTTGACAATACCTATCACACGAAATTCATCGACGAGACGCCTGCGCTGTTTCAGTTCAACCGTCGGCGTGACCGCGGCACCAAGGTTCTGACCTACATCGCTGACATCACGGTGAACGGCCATCCAGAAACCAAGGACCGCCCGCGCCCTCGTGCGGATTTGCGCGATGCCCGCCCGCCCGCGCTGCGCGCCAAACCACAGATGGGCACCCGCAACCTGCTGGAACAAGAAGGCCCGCAGGCGGTCGCCGACTGGATGAAAAAGCAAAAGCGTCTGCTGATCACGGACACCACCATGCGCGACGGGCACCAGTCATTGTTGGCCACGCGGATGCGCAGCCATGACATGATCAAGGTGGCCCCGGCCTATGCCGCCAATCTGGGTGGGTTGTTCTCGATGGAATGCTGGGGCGGTGCCACCTTTGACGTGGCTTATCGGTTCTTGCAGGAATGTCCGTGGCAGCGCCTGCGCGACCTGCGCGCGGCTATGCCAAACCTGATGACCCAGATGCTGCTGCGCGCCTCCAATGGTGTCGGCTACACAAACTATCCCGACAACGTGGTGCAGGAATTCGTGCGCGTCGCCGCCAATACCGGCATCGATGTGTTCCGCGTGTTCGACAGCCTCAACTGGGTGGAAAACATGCGCGTGGCGATGGACGCGGTGATCGAGGCGGAAAAGGTCTGTGAAGGCACGATCTGCTACACTGGCGACATCCTGAACCCGGACCGGGCCAAGTATGATCTGAAGTACTATGTCGGCATGGCCAAGGAAATGGAAGCTGCGGGCGCGCATGTGTTGGGGCTCAAGGATATGGCTGGCCTACTGAAACCTGCCTCTGCCCGCGTCCTGATACGTGCGCTCAAACAGGAAACCGGGCTGCCGATCCACTTTCACACCCACGACACGGCCGGCATCGCGTGTGCCACCATCCTTGCTGCCGCCGATGCGGGCGTCGATGCGGTGGATTGTGCGATGGACGCACTCAGCGGCAACACCAGTCAGGCCACACTCGGCAGCATCGTCGAGGCGCTGGCGCATACTGACCGCGATACCGGACTGGACATCGGTGCCGTGCGCGAAATCTCCGATTACTGGGACGCCGTGCGCGCGCATTATGCCGCATTCGAGAGTGGCATGCAGGCGCCCTCCTCCGAGGTCTATCTGCACGAGATGCCCGGCGGGCAGTTCACCAACCTCAAGGCACAAGCCCGTTCACTGGGGCTGGAAGATCGCTGGCCCGAAGTGGCCCAGACCTATGCCGATGTGAACCAGATGTTCGGCGATATCGTCAAGGTCACGCCCAGTTCCAAAGTCGTGGGCGACATGGCCCTGATGATGGTCAGTCAGGGCCTCAGCCGTTCTGAGGTCGAAGATCCCGCGCGCGATTTGTCATTCCCTGACAGCGTCGTGGACATGATGCGCGGCAACCTTGGCCAGCCTCCCGGCGGCTTTCCCGAAGCGATGCTGAAAAAAGTGCTGAAGGATGAGGTCCCCAACACCGAACGCCCCGGCAAACACCTGCCACCCGTCGATCTGGACCAGACCCGCACCGATCTGATCGCCGAGATGGAGGGCAAGTCCGTCGATGACGAGGATCTCAGCGGGTACCTGATGTATCCCAAGGTTTTCCTCGACTACATGGGCCGTCACCGCCTCTATGGCCCGGTGCGCAGCCTGCCGACGCATACGTTCTTTTACGGGATGCAGCCGGGCGAAGAGATCACTGCGGAGATCGACCCCGGCAAGACCCTCGAGATTCGCTTGCAAGCGGTCGGAGAGACCGGAGAAGATGGTGAGGTCAAAGTCTTCTTCGAGCTGAACGGCCAGCCGCGCGTGATTCGTGTGCCCAACCGACTGGTCAAGGCGACGACTGCCGCACGACCCAAAGCCGAGCCGGGCAACCCGAACCATGTCGGCGCCCCGATGCCCGGCGTGGTGGCCAGCGTTTCAGCCAGCGTCGGTGCCGAAGTCAAGGAAGGCGACCTGCTGCTGACCATTGAGGCGATGAAGATGGAGACCGGCCTGCATGCTGAACGTGATGCCATCGTAAAGGCCGTCCATATCCATCCGGGTGGCCAGATTGACGCCAAGGACTTGCTGGTGGAATTCGAGTAA
- a CDS encoding alpha-hydroxy acid oxidase, which translates to MLLMILHAKYPAISDLKVRARQRLPRFVWEYLDSGTGTEWTSAENGRALSRVTLMPSILHGEFAPDLGVNLLGQSLPLPFGIGPVGMSGLIWPDAEGHLARAAAEADIPYTLSTVASQTPEDVGPQAGDHAWFQMYPPRDPDIRTDMLNRARAAGFGTLVLTVDVPVASRRERQGRSGLTQPPRLTPRLMAQVAMRPAWAAGMAKRGMPRMKMIDSYAGQTSGLPSNQHAGYLLRTSPDWDYLHWLRDAWDGPFVVKGVLDPETVPRLEAAGVDAIWTSNHGGRQFDAAPATIDALPHLRAQTDLPIIFDGGVTGGLDILRALALGADFVMMARPWHYALAALGPVGLTHLVDMLRLDLIANMGQLGTRTLKEVTTRRMHG; encoded by the coding sequence ATGTTGCTCATGATCTTACATGCAAAATACCCAGCCATAAGCGACCTCAAGGTCCGCGCACGCCAGCGCCTTCCACGATTTGTGTGGGAATACCTAGACAGTGGCACCGGTACGGAATGGACCAGTGCCGAAAACGGGCGTGCGCTCTCTCGCGTGACCCTTATGCCGTCCATCCTGCATGGTGAATTCGCGCCCGACCTCGGGGTTAATCTGCTGGGTCAGTCGCTCCCCCTTCCTTTCGGGATCGGGCCGGTGGGCATGTCCGGCCTGATCTGGCCCGACGCCGAGGGGCATCTGGCGCGCGCGGCAGCAGAGGCGGACATCCCCTACACCCTCTCCACCGTGGCCAGCCAAACACCCGAGGATGTGGGCCCACAGGCGGGTGACCATGCATGGTTCCAGATGTATCCGCCCCGTGACCCCGACATTCGCACCGACATGCTGAACCGAGCGCGCGCAGCGGGTTTTGGCACATTGGTGCTGACGGTCGATGTGCCCGTCGCATCGCGTCGCGAACGACAGGGGCGTTCCGGGTTGACGCAACCGCCGCGCTTGACGCCCCGCCTGATGGCGCAGGTGGCGATGCGTCCGGCATGGGCTGCTGGCATGGCGAAACGCGGCATGCCCCGGATGAAGATGATCGACAGCTATGCAGGCCAGACCAGCGGCCTGCCATCCAACCAGCACGCCGGTTATCTGCTGCGGACCTCACCCGACTGGGATTACCTGCATTGGTTGCGTGACGCGTGGGATGGACCATTCGTGGTCAAGGGTGTGCTCGACCCCGAAACCGTGCCTCGGCTGGAGGCGGCCGGCGTCGATGCGATCTGGACCAGCAACCATGGTGGCCGACAGTTCGATGCCGCGCCCGCCACCATCGACGCGCTGCCACATCTGCGCGCGCAAACCGACCTGCCGATCATCTTTGACGGCGGCGTGACCGGAGGACTCGATATTCTGCGCGCGCTAGCACTTGGTGCTGATTTCGTGATGATGGCGCGGCCTTGGCACTATGCGCTGGCCGCCCTTGGCCCGGTGGGGCTGACCCATTTGGTTGACATGCTGCGCCTTGATCTGATTGCGAACATGGGACAATTGGGCACCCGGACACTAAAGGAAGTCACCACACGCCGCATGCACGGGTAA
- a CDS encoding DMT family transporter — protein sequence MHTRAPSRPGWGIFWMIVTGTLFVGVTALVKVLGPRIPAAEAAFLRYLLGLVFLIPMARSLLRLRMTRRMTGVFVARGMAHTLGVVLWFFAMARIPLADVTAMNYLSPIYVTLGAALFLGETLALRRVLAVVAALVGALIILRPGFREVGPGHLAMLFTAVFFGASYLLAKLASDDMPPSIVVGMLSITVTIGLAPLAIPVWVTPTLSELVILSGVACLATAGHYTMTLAFRAAPLSVTQPVTFLQLVWAVLLGAVFFGEGVDPFVILGGLVIVGAVSFISWREAMLKRKAVTPVFHQTKS from the coding sequence ATGCATACCCGCGCACCCTCTCGTCCCGGCTGGGGCATTTTCTGGATGATCGTCACCGGGACACTCTTTGTCGGCGTGACAGCATTGGTCAAGGTTCTGGGTCCGCGCATCCCGGCCGCGGAAGCCGCATTCCTGCGTTATCTGCTGGGGCTGGTGTTTCTCATCCCGATGGCCCGGTCATTGCTGCGACTGCGGATGACGCGGCGGATGACGGGTGTCTTTGTCGCGCGGGGCATGGCGCATACGCTGGGCGTAGTGCTGTGGTTCTTTGCCATGGCGCGCATTCCGCTCGCCGATGTGACAGCGATGAACTATCTGTCCCCGATCTATGTCACGCTTGGGGCGGCACTGTTTCTAGGGGAAACACTGGCGCTGCGGCGTGTTCTGGCGGTCGTCGCGGCGCTGGTGGGCGCGCTGATCATCCTGCGCCCCGGATTTCGTGAGGTCGGACCGGGGCATTTGGCGATGCTGTTCACCGCCGTCTTTTTCGGAGCGTCCTACCTGCTGGCCAAGTTGGCCAGTGATGACATGCCTCCGAGCATTGTGGTCGGTATGCTGTCGATTACCGTGACAATCGGGCTGGCGCCGCTGGCAATCCCGGTCTGGGTGACGCCGACCTTGTCCGAGTTGGTGATCCTGTCGGGGGTGGCCTGTCTCGCGACTGCTGGACATTACACCATGACGCTGGCGTTTCGCGCGGCCCCGCTATCCGTGACGCAGCCGGTGACGTTCTTGCAACTCGTCTGGGCGGTGCTGCTGGGCGCGGTGTTCTTTGGCGAAGGTGTCGATCCCTTTGTTATTCTGGGGGGGCTGGTGATCGTGGGCGCTGTCAGCTTTATCTCGTGGCGCGAGGCGATGCTGAAGCGCAAGGCCGTGACCCCGGTGTTTCACCAGACCAAGAGCTGA
- a CDS encoding phospholipase D family protein yields MKPQTEQQEDKSEVGAPVTSLKIMLTAQEAYPVLERAFLNARTEINAGFRVFDPGTPLYSDEAREIGCDWFDLLVHTLRRGVSIRFVISDFDPIGAPHLHRLSSRTRRQMIAAQELAGAGTLETVMDMHAARVGLLPRLLFYPIARKRLGDLVRWINGLSLAPRRRFMQDATRLRGLTKFDGQEVRCAPGLPNLYPASHHQKLAVFDRETLYIGGLDLNERRYDTLQHARSAEDTWYDLQVLACGPVVAAANAHLNNFIDVISGAKPPSPAVPGFLRTLSSGRVGSIIYMSPRTRVREIEDAHLRHISKAENLIYLETQFFRQVKLARALAKRAKACPNLRLILILPAAPQGAAFSGHMGSDVKFGEYLQTRCLRILRRAFGADRLIVASPVQQRADDSDGRDTLAGSPLIYVHAKLSIFDDHAAIVSSANLNGRSMRWDTEAGLELTNPAHVGALTNRAMRHWVPDTGDGNHAARFEHWATVVAANAKAAPEDRNGFLVPYDTAPARDAAMAVPGMPDELV; encoded by the coding sequence GTGAAACCTCAAACTGAACAGCAAGAAGACAAGAGCGAGGTTGGCGCACCCGTCACGTCGCTTAAAATCATGCTGACCGCGCAAGAGGCCTATCCGGTGCTCGAACGTGCCTTTCTCAATGCGCGTACTGAAATCAATGCCGGGTTCCGGGTCTTTGATCCGGGCACCCCGCTCTATTCAGATGAAGCGCGCGAGATCGGCTGTGACTGGTTCGATCTGCTCGTTCACACGCTGCGCAGGGGCGTATCGATCCGCTTCGTCATCTCTGACTTCGACCCGATAGGTGCACCACATCTGCATCGGCTCAGCAGTCGCACGCGCCGGCAGATGATTGCGGCACAGGAACTGGCCGGTGCGGGAACCTTGGAAACAGTCATGGACATGCACGCCGCGCGTGTCGGCCTGCTGCCAAGGCTGCTGTTTTATCCAATCGCACGCAAGCGTCTGGGCGATCTGGTTCGCTGGATCAACGGCCTGTCGCTGGCCCCTCGCCGTCGCTTCATGCAAGACGCTACACGCCTGCGCGGCCTGACCAAATTCGACGGTCAGGAAGTCCGCTGCGCACCCGGATTGCCGAACCTGTATCCTGCATCGCATCATCAGAAACTGGCGGTGTTCGATCGCGAAACCCTGTATATCGGCGGGCTGGACCTGAACGAGCGGCGGTATGATACGCTTCAGCACGCCCGCAGCGCCGAGGACACGTGGTATGATCTTCAGGTTCTCGCTTGTGGTCCGGTCGTTGCTGCGGCGAATGCCCATCTGAATAACTTTATCGATGTCATCAGCGGCGCAAAGCCCCCTTCCCCAGCCGTACCAGGGTTTTTGCGCACGCTCTCTTCCGGGCGTGTCGGCAGTATAATTTACATGTCCCCCCGAACGCGCGTTCGCGAAATCGAGGATGCACATCTGCGCCATATTTCCAAGGCGGAGAACCTTATCTACCTAGAAACGCAATTTTTTCGGCAGGTAAAGCTTGCCCGCGCCTTGGCCAAACGGGCCAAGGCCTGCCCCAACTTGCGATTGATCCTGATATTGCCAGCCGCACCGCAGGGTGCTGCCTTTTCCGGGCATATGGGCAGCGATGTGAAGTTTGGTGAATATCTGCAAACCCGCTGCCTGCGGATCCTCCGACGGGCTTTTGGGGCAGATCGGTTGATCGTCGCGTCGCCAGTACAACAACGCGCGGATGACAGTGACGGGCGTGATACATTGGCCGGCTCGCCGTTGATCTATGTTCATGCCAAGCTATCCATCTTCGACGATCATGCGGCTATAGTGTCGTCTGCCAATCTGAACGGACGCAGTATGAGGTGGGATACTGAAGCAGGGTTAGAGTTGACGAACCCGGCACATGTTGGCGCGCTAACCAACCGTGCCATGCGCCATTGGGTGCCCGACACTGGCGACGGAAACCATGCTGCCCGGTTTGAACATTGGGCAACAGTGGTGGCCGCCAACGCCAAGGCGGCACCGGAGGATCGCAACGGATTTCTCGTGCCCTATGATACAGCCCCCGCGCGTGATGCGGCCATGGCTGTGCCGGGCATGCCAGATGAACTCGTCTGA
- a CDS encoding PLDc N-terminal domain-containing protein, with amino-acid sequence MLEITGLGGLVLLILDLWAIVSVVGSSVSTGRKVLWILLILLLPLLGFIIWLIAGPRGVRGV; translated from the coding sequence ATGCTGGAAATCACTGGCCTAGGCGGCCTCGTCCTTTTGATCCTTGACTTGTGGGCCATTGTTTCGGTGGTCGGATCTTCTGTCAGCACTGGGCGCAAGGTATTGTGGATCCTGCTAATATTGCTTTTACCATTGCTGGGATTCATCATCTGGCTAATCGCCGGACCGCGTGGTGTGCGCGGCGTATGA